The following is a genomic window from Fusarium oxysporum Fo47 chromosome IV, complete sequence.
GGTCTACGCTCAACACTGGGCTTCCAAGGGCTCCAGCATGGCCTTGATAGACATTCCACTAAATCCCGACACATGGGAAGCCATGTCGGAGCTGAAGGAAGTTGTTCTGAAAACACACAATACTCTTTCAAGTCTTGTTCCACCAGCAGATCTTGGCAGGCCCTTGACAGCTGCAGATATCCCTCTGCATGCTAACTTGGAGCTAGCTCGCTGTCTCGAGGTGTTGGAGGATATTCGAGATCTATTTGCAGAATTTCTGCCCATTCTGAAAGCGTGAGTTAAACCTCCTCCATGTACATACCTTCCGAAGCTGATGGGCGTGCTCTAGGGACTTTGACGAGTTCAGAACCAAGCACATGGGTTTCCCTCCGGCAGCACTACCCGATCGACCTCACAAAAAGCCACACCAGCCACCGAACCCCAAAGTCCGCCAGATCCGCGACGAGCTCTACGCCCTGAAGGACCACTTCGTCATGATAAATGTCTTCCTCTCCAGACTAAAAGACTCGCACCCATCGCCAAACGTGACGGATCCATTAATCTTCAAATCACTAAAGCGCATCACCACAGCCATCTCAAACGTGCTCACCAACAACCCTTCAGATTGGATTGAGTCAGATATAGGGCCATCTTCAAGCAAGACCATGTCGTATGCTCAATTCATGACACTAGATCCAGATGTCTTGAGCGACATTTCGTCGCATTTACAAGATTTTCAGgatgagcttggtgttgatgcgAAACCGGGAGAGGATGGATGTGACTTTTCGCAGGAGATGATTCATAATCATCAAGAGTTCATGTTGCTCGAGGGTGGGCAGTTACAGCAGCTTCGTTCTATTATTGAGTTTACTGAGACCATCCTGATGACGCAGGGCTAAGAAAAGATGAGCCGATGGGGCTATGATGAAAATAAACATGATTGGAGTTAGTCGGATTTATGAAAATTGGTTGATGGATTATTTTGTTATTGATGCCGGGCCGATATAAAAATATGTCACGCCATTGGTTTTATACGCGCTGGAGATTCTTATCGTGCATGGATTAGGCTAAATTGACGCCTTCGTTTTGGAGGATTTATTTCTTTCAGGGACTCCGGGTATACGGCAACTGGACTGAGATAAGCTACTGGCAATCGCTTCAGACCACACCGAATCTGGAAGCTAGCAGCAGGACCTTTTGTTGGTTTTATGCGTCTGCCTGACCAGACATCTGAATTATCTAGGCTGCTGGATTTCTTACGTTGCGATGTTACGCAGGCCATGAAGAAAGTGGAGAAAGGGGAATACTATGAATAGATTGGCTTGCGCAATGAAAATGACCTTTGTTTTCTTCATAAACTTCAATCACGACCCTTTTCATCTTGAACTCCAACGATATTAGCAATGACTTCTTCAGATGTACCCAGCACTTCGGAGTTGACTCCCTATGACTTGGCTGCGCGAGGACGCGAAGTCACCGGTATTTCTATATACAAAGACACCAacgatgatatcaacatGGAAACAGTACATGATCTCATATCCGAAATGCATTCGGATGTTCCTCAAGGCGGAACAGACATTGTTTACGGAAAAAGAGAAGCTCAACGCCTTCGTCTCTGGAAACCGACTTCAAGTGCCACAAAGAGTCCTGTCATTGTGTATGTCCACGGTGGGAGTTGGACAATCGGTACTTATCTCGATTCAACTGGCTCAAAGAAAGTCAGCTACTTGAACGACCTTGGCTACGCCTTTGCATCAATCAACTTCACGCTCATCCCGGAAATTACTGTTAAGGAGCAGGTGCAAGAGATTGCTGACTCGGTGGCATACCTGATCAAGCATGCTGAAGAGCTCAACATTGATCCAGAGAGGGTAGTTCTCATGGGCCATAGCTCAGGAGCACATGTCGTTACATTACTAGGCACCGACCCAAGCTATGCTCAAAAAGCCGGATTCAGCATCGACGTTCTAAAAGGCGTCATCGCTCTCGACGGGTCAAACTACAACGCTCTAGCAGAATTCTCCGATAGTACAGGacccatcatcaccaacatgaTCAAAGGGCTCAGCGATGACCCGGAGCGATTGCAGGACATGTCGCCGACGCATCATGCAGCTGCACCGAACGCTGGAGCTTTTTTGCTGTTGCATTGTCAGAGGAAGGGAGGGATTCGTCAGGCGGCTGAGTTGGCTGTGGCGTTGAAGGCGGCGGGGACGGATGTTGAGTTGCGTGTTTTCGAGGGGGAAGGGTTTGAAGGGCATGTTgcgatgttgttgaggctggGGGATGGGACTTACCCTGCGACGGGGGTGATGGAGGATTGGTTGAGGAAATATGTTCCGGTGTAAATGATGTCACGACTGTGAGGAATGGAGATTAAATAGGCTTAAAGACTTCCAAATTCTCCAGTCTTTAGTTGTTAAGTTTTCATGATGATTTGATGGTAGGTGTATTTAAGCGTTTAGCCATTTCGTCCCATTTGTGATTATGCGGGGAGTAGACAAATGTAATAGTAGTGAGGTCTAGCTTGAGGAGCGATCaagacaaaaaaaaaagataagtTATCTTGCTTATCTTCTGTCAttctataagtataatttaCTTGGAAGCTCCAGTAGCATTATTGCTGTCTCTTGACTGACACCTTGGCTTGTTCGCGGTGCAGCGCGGTGTTTGATAATGTGGCGCAGGCTGTGGCTGTGTTGAGACCTCAAGCCTCAACTCAGACGCGTCGCGCGTTCAGGCTTTCAATGAAGCCAATCTCAACACACTCACAGCCCACCATGCCACCCCGAAAAAGAAGTGCGCCTACCGCCGACGCTTCAGAGGAAGCTGTTCCCAAGCGAAGATCTCTTCGGCAAGCTGCCAAAGGAAATCCCGAGCCTGAAGCGCCTCCCTCGGCCAAAGCAAGCCCGCCAAAGAAGGCTGCCAAGGTAGCCAATGCAAAGAAACAAGAGAAGCCCAAAGCACCGGCAAAGCCGTCGAAGACTGAGGAGCCAGATGCATCAAAGGTGAAGAAGGCagacaagaaaaaggagcCTGCTCAGTCCAGCTCTCGTGGTGTCTCCGAAGATCCAGATATCGACTCTATCCCGACGGTGAACCCTGATGCCCCGAAACACGATGGGCAATGGTACTGGCTTATGAAAGCTGAGCCCGAGACTCGCATTGagaatggtgttgatgtcaagtTTTCCATTGATGACTTGAAGGCAAAGACAGAGCCTGAGGGCTGGGATGGTATGTTCTCCAACGGGCAAGAGAGATCTTAGTGACTGACTTTGATATAGGCATTCGAGCATACGCTGGTATGAACTCATGCTCGGTGGATGATCTGAGATGAGACTGACCTTTCGCAGCTCGGAACAACATGAGAAACATGAACGCCGGTGATCTCGCCTTCTTCTACGCCAGCAACTGCAAAGAACCCGGCATCGTCGGCATAATGGAAATCGTTAAAGAATTCTCCGAAGACAGCAAGTTccccatcctcatcaccctTATAACCTGCAACTAACATCACCAGGATCCGCTCGTCGACCAGGCGCACCATACTATGATCCCAAATCCACCAAAGAGAAGCCCATCTGGGACCTGGTCCACGTCGAGTTCAGAAAGAAGTTTGCTGTGCCGATTGGTCTGAAGGAACTTCGTGAGCTGGGCAAGCCTGGTGGTCCTCTTGAGTTGATGCAGTTGCTTAAACAGTCGAGGTTGAGCGTGAGTAAGGTTAGTGGCGAGGAGTGGAGGTTTTTGTGTGAGCTTGCGGATAGCAAGGCGAAAGATGCTGGGTTGAAGcatgatgaggatgagaagtgATGTTGTTGTGCGTGGATGgtcagcaccagcaccacgAGCAGTTTGGAGGAGTGCGGCTTGGAATGGGAATGTTTGTGCCGCGATTACTCCGTAAATGACGACTAATTAATATAGTGTCATACTATAGCCTAAATCATAGCAAGTGACTACCAGTAAATAAGAGCCTCTGTGATATCGCGCCCTGCAAGACACGCCGCTTTACGCAAAGATCTCACCATACTGACACACAGGCTAATAAGGAAATTGCAGCAACGTATCCACGATTACGTTTCTAAATCCCGCGTGTGTACTGAGTTTAGTTAAGTTTAAAGAAAAGATTGCATTCGTCGTCACCCCTAACCTATCTAGTAACTCGGATACTCCACTTAGAAGTCGGATGCAAAGCGTCTGCATTCTGCTCTACACGCATACCGGTGGGCAGGTTACCCTTCACTGCATCCTGGATTACTTCACCGCCAGTCCTCATAGCCTGGATGATGCCAGCCGCAGGCATGGGAACGCCGACCTTGTGCAGCATGTCTGTTTGCTCCGCAATAGCGTCGATGCGGCTCTGAAGCCCGTCCGAGATTTCCTGCTGCTTCTATTATGAGGAAGAAGTGAATGTTAGTGGTGTTCATTAAGGTAGAGGCTCTGTTAGTGTAAGAAGGTACAAGTGCTCACCTGGGCAACAAGCTCATTTATAGCCTTATGCGCAGCATCTgtgaagctgttgagctgATCGCGCTTGGGAGCGATCTCTTCAGCAGTCTTTGTCACTTTGCTTAGTTCCGTGAGAAGATCGAGGCCCGGGTTGACGTATTGGGCGTGCACAGTGGTATACATCTGGCATATCATCTGGAGAAGATCAAAATACGCTTTGATCTGCAGGGTTGAGATGTAGATGGTCTCAATATCGAGATCATTTAGCTTCAGCAAACCCCTCTGAGAAGCCTCCTGACCAATGGCAGTGGCATCAGTGTCGAAGTTCTTTACCTtggtctcaatgatgacCTTGACCATGGTAGAAAGAGCATTAAAGAAGGTAGTCAGCTTGCTGATCTGAACTTTGAGCTCGACAAGAATCGCGATGCATTCAATCAAGATCTCCTTGACACGCTCAAGGGCTGCGCCAGCAATCTCGATGCCCTTGAGCTTAGTCTGAATACCAGTCAACCTCTTCTGAACCTCCGCGGCAGCTTCGACAGCCTTGGTGTAGTTGGCCTGGGCGGTCTCAAGGGCCTTTTGGTTGAGGGCAAGCTTCTCAGTAGCAGTGCTCAGGGCGGCAGTGACGGCACTGTTGTCCTTCTTATCCACAGAGATGTTATTCATCTTGGGTGCGTTAGAGGAGGAGCCAGGAAACGACTTCGCTGTAGCCTCAAGTTTGGTGACAGTGAGCTTCGCCTTGGTAATGGCATCTTGCCACCTCTTGATAGAAGCTGGATCCGTCTTTGCCGAGctaagcttctgctggttggcgacctccttcttgatctcctccACGATAGCAATACTAGCGTCAAAAGCAGTGGCAAGCTCCGTGCTGGGTTGACCTACCTTACTGCCGGAGAGGGCAATACCCCCGACTGGTCAAAGTTCAAGGACCAGGCTTCGAAACAAGGATCCGGTACCGAGGGCCTTACTTGGCTCCTCAGCAACCTCCAGATGCAACAGAAGTCTGCAAAGCTAGGCGCTAGTGAACCTCCGGCCGGAAGCCATAGTCTAAGATAGGCTAGACTAGGCCTAGCAAACTCCAtagccagccagccacatGGACTCTGTTGCTAAGATCTGtgtggtgatataagctcttaTCCACATGTCTCAACTGTAAATAATACATGTGTAGGGTGTGAATGTTATAGTGGTAGAAGGCGCAAGACATGATGTTTAGCAAGTAGGAGGGAGAAATGAGATGACGCATCGGGAGACAGATAAACAGGCAGATCATGCTAGGACGAGGAATAGCCTGGTCGATTACATTGAACTCTATTACATCTAGCTCAGTAGCCAATGAAAAAAAGGAACTTTAATAGAGTTCGTTTTTAATGTGAGACACAGTAATACCATCAGCTTAACCAAGGAGCTGACCCCGGCCGGCAGCACGCTACATTTGGTTCGTATGAGGTAGAACAACTTTGGTCAACTTGATATCACATCCAATAGCTCAGGTCTGGGTCACGGTCGGCTCCTTGGCAGCACGGGGTTACTGAACCCAGCATCCAGGTGTTCACTGTGGCTGGCTGACCGGAAGGAATACCTAAGAATGTTGATGAATCAGCCGATTACCTTTAGACTCCACGAATGTATGCCTCCTTGTTCGGAAGAGTGCTGTGTAGAATCGCAGCTGGGCCAGTCACTCTATTAATCGTGATACTCTCAGGCCATCGAGCTCAGTCATGGCCCAGAACTATTACCACTCGAGCCAGGCTGTATTTTTCAGCTCCGCCGGTCCCAGACGCTTATGCCCGTTTAGAAATTGTGGGGGTGCCACGAAGGGTAGTATCGGCGTTTATGTACAGAATGCCACTAAATGGGTTCAGAGTTGAAAGGAGAAATACCAGCCTGTTTTTAAAACGATATTCTTAAAATTAtatatcaacaccatgataTTAATATGTGTTAAATGCTGTTCTAAAAACAGTTGCAAGAGTTGGTAAATGAAATATCAGAGTCAGCTGCTTGATTTACTATAGTAAGTAATACTTAAAATACTGTAACTACTCGGGTATGTATAACCTCCATGCATACAGCTGCTCCGATGTTGAACTACTTCCCATCTCAACACTTATACGATTTGATGAATCAATTCTTCTATGCGCTCCAAGGGTCTAAAATCCATTGTTGGAAAATGCTGGGTCGTTGTTGCTGACGGGCGTAAATTTAAGCTTCTCGAGTACGCTTTCGGCCTCTTGAAGCTTTTCCTTTGCACCCTCAATCGACTTTCgaagagcctcaagatctGCAGCGTCGACTCGCACTTCTTGACGGCCCTGTGGCTGGAAACCCTGTTGAGAATAAATTAGCCACCATATTGCATCATAATTGACACGCTCGGACATTCAACTGTACCTTATTGGAATCGGGTTGGAGTCCGCTCTGCTGAAAGCCTCCTTGCTGGAAACCTCCTTGCTGGAAGCCTTCCTGTTGGAAGCCTCCCTGCGAAAACGATTCACCAGTTTTATCTGGTTGAAACCCGGTTTGGCCCTCCATTTTGAGTTGTAAAGTAATGATAAGAAGGGTGCACAGGACGATACGATAGAAATACAAAGTATGTGGATGTGGATTGATCTGAGTGAATGATTGTGAGTTGGTGGTTGAAACAAAACTTGAGTTACAAAGCCCCCTTATATAACAAATTGCCTCAGTTTACTGATCTCAAGCTTTCGGCAACGCACGTGAATCGTGTATTAACATGATGCTGCAAACAAATTGCAACCCATAAATAAGACCGCTCAAAACTAAGAGGGTTTATTCGCAGTAGCTAGCTGGTCGACGAATTGAGACCCCTTCATCAGAGCTGTGGCTTATTGTGGCTGGCTAGGGAATAGCGTTGGTTCAGGTCAGCCAGCCCCGAACTTACTGTTTCGGCTATTATTGCTCCCATGATGCACCGCTACAGTCCGAGACATACAACGGAACAGTAATATGTTTCTTGTGCATTCTTGGGTGTTCTAGGCCGTAGTGGAGTTCACTAATGCAAGTCGATATCACATACCTTTGTGCATCCGACTGGCTGTGCGACTTCTGACTCTAAATGATTAATCTTAGTATAAGAAAGAATTACTATATCCGATACAGCCAACCTATTGGTTAAACAGTAAGACTTCATCTAGTAATACAGAGAGTATAAGACCGGTAGCAAATCAGACTAAAGACTAAGGTAATAAAACATCAGAGAAATTAGAAACTGATTACATAATATCAAGGTCGCCTGCACTATTAGCTAGTATTTTATAAGCTGAACTAGAAAGATTCAGTTATGGGAAGGTTTTAATAAAACAGGCATGTAGAAATTCAACAAGCCTTATACATTTATGTCCTCTGTCATTTATAATCTAAAATAAACCTTCTTTAAGCTTTAGCAATATATATTCCATTATTTAGAGATTTTCATCTCCCCTCGTAATTCAACCAACCATAGCAAGTCCAAATTCGACTCGAAGTATGCATGTTTTAGAACTACCATTCAGCTCGCCACTTGCAAGTCTAGGTTAGCCGCCATCGAGAAGGCTAGCTGATTATACAGGAATCTTTTATATCACACCGAACACCAGagacaagcttctcagccaTCTACATACTTAGCCTATTTCCCTTTGATTTCAAAATAAGAATAAGGAATGTAAAGCCGCAATAACAGGCTCAGCTGAGCCTTCTCCTATGTTCTACCTTACCCTTTGATGCGTCACATACCTGGCAAAAGCTCTATAGCCGCTTGTGGCTTGCTGAGGCTACTGTAGACCCTCACTTTAGACTGGTAAATAACCACAACTGGCCGTAGTGGCTTGCGTGGATACTGTTGCTTTACACCACTATCACACAGAGAATGACTTACCAAGATATGCGAAGGTGGCCAAAGGTCAGGCCATACTCTCTGCCGTGAGGCTACAGCAGATGTAGTCAAGCGGCGATCCGGGTTAGGCAGCTACTTCAGTGGTTGATGCAGGTGGGAACTAAAAACACTGGAAGCAGAAAAAGATCACAATTTGCCgtcttgaccttgtctaaAACACCAGTACTAAAGGGCAATCATCAGAAACTAATTACGTCACTGGGACCTGACTAATCACCGTCAAGCATTTTCGCTCCATTTTCGTCCTCCCACAGCCGtcaagagctggaagaatgTTGCAAATTACTGACGCGCTCTTGCTGCACCTGCACTCTCCAGAGTCTTAGCTAACAGCTAGTTGTTTATGAATTTCTGAGCACGACACATAAATATTTAGGCAAGTAATTCCTACCCAGGTCTGATTATCTTGTAGATATAGGCTTAAGTATTATTCCATGTCGCTCTAATATTTCCCGAACTGCCCCAAGTATTACTATCTACACTTCCCCCCTCACCAGGACAAGAGCTTTTCATGATGTTCAGGAAAAGCGCGTCCAAGAATCCCGGTGCATCCGAGATGACGGACTGGTTGTGGTCGGTTGAGAATTTCCAAATCCCCAGCCCCCTCAGAGACTGTTCAGTCCATGTTCTTATAAACAAAGGAAAGGTAATTTCCGCCTTTCTCATGGATGGAGGTGACACCGCAGACTCTACCCGGCTAGGCGAGACTATAATAGAAAGGCTTGAGGTCATTGACAAAGAGCTTAGTCTCGACGGCAAACCCCTCAAGCTCAATGCCTGAGTTGTAACCCATTGGGATGCCGATCACTACAAAGGCGTGTTCGAATTGTTGATCGATGAGAATTCGTCATTTCTTAATCGGTTTGATACAGCAAACATCGCTTTGTACTTCGGCCATGAGCCCAGTAATAATCAGATGCAAACCATCGGAAATCATTTCACTCTGATAAAGCCCGTAACGGGTAGAAAGCTCATTGGTTTGGACCTTTTCTCTGGGATCGACTCTTCACCGCCAAAGGAAACGACAAAGAACTATCTATTTCCTAGACAAGACTCGGCCTCGCTTCTGCGTGTATGCTGCCAGTGGAGTAGGGGTCAATAGTACGCAACAAATATTCGGTCAAGGGATAAAGGGCCCGACAAGAATGAAAGCTCAATTCTCTCTATCCTGTAGTGGCCAGAGACTGGACGTTGCTCCTATTTCACAGGAGGCGATGGTAACGCAGAGCTCGCAGTCGGGGGCATTCTGTCGTTTATCAGAGACAAGTGTGATATCACGAAACTCCCAGAGGGTAGCGGATTCAATGTAATGAAGATGGACCATCACGGCTCCTCGGCCGAAACCTTCTTCAAGAAAATAGGGGTCGCCAGAGTGTCTCTCGAAGAACTTCCCATGACTCAATTCAGGCCACGCAATATTATCGTCACTCCCGGCAGTCGTCATGGGCACCCGAGTAAGTGGTATCCATATCTGTTCTGTTCATTCAATAACTTCAATTGACACTATGCAGCTTAAGACGCTATTCAATTCCTCAAATACCTCATCAAGCCCGTCATTAACCGGGGTGACAATGACTCTGACCCAATGAAGCCAGTAGGTCGATTGTTTGGTACCAAAACTCCGTATTGGGCTGTCAAATCGAGCCCGGGTAAGAAAGACATCAATTTCAAGCATCATGAAAATACGTCTATTATTCGATCAAAGGAACTCATTAGATTCATTGGAAAGGGCCATTTCGATGCGGGTACCGGGAACTCCACGGAGGCCATTTCCCAGGTGTTCACAAGCGAGATCCTCTGGATTCTGGACTATTGGGCCGGTCAAATTGAAATTGAATTAGATATGCTGGTGAGGGTATTTCTAATCAAACTAGCCAGGAAAGACTGACACGTTAGAAACAATAGCTCCAGCAGACGCCGCCGAAGCCGGAGTCAAAGAAAATTGGCCAAGAactcaaagaagaaacagaggaGATTAGGATCTCTTTGCTGGACTATCTAGTCGCTGATTTTGAAAACAGAAGGAATATTCAGTTCATGGGCCGAGAGTCATGGAACGAACTATCTGCGCAAACCATACAGGAGAGTCTCCTGGGCGTTGTTCCCCCCAAAACGGCTTATTTCCTTATCCGTTTCACATTCATCGACGGAACGCCGCGCACAGTTTGCTGGGTTGATCAATTGGAAACTGGGGTCCTCATAAACTCAATCCGTATCTTGTGGAAGCCAGTATTGATAGTCAACCGGATTTGTTTGCCTAAAACAGCGACGACagtgagattgatgaggaaggcgacgaggatgaagataaCGGAGAAGACAATGAGGAGGAAATTGGTGAGGGGGTATGTGAACTTCTCCGGGAAAGGCATGAGCCTCGTTCTTATGTCTAACGGCTAAACAGCATTCTCGAGCCTTGGGCCGGTGTTATATGTGCTTGTCTGCCATGCCTAAAGCCCATTTTCACGCGCTGGTTTCCGACTGCGAAGGCAAGGTCATGGTTCAGTGGGTCAGAAAAGCAAGCAACACCGTCTAGTGTTCAGGTGTCTTTTAGGACAGTTTAGAGGAGCATTATAAACGAGGCATTGATAATGAAAGAAAACAACAGATTTATGCATGGGTGTCTGAATAATATTCCTAAAGAAGCCAATACTAGCGTTTCTTATCACATAATTGACTGTCGCAAGTCCTTGACAATGTGAACGGCCAATTCACTGAGCCTGATTTAAACGTTTAATCTGGAAAGGAGTTGACATACCTACTAGGGACAGCTAATACACTGTCTAATACTTACCGGGGCCATAACACTTAagtatatactaaattaaaaatataaatatatttatttacaaTTATAAATCAActtactataataaatataaacttaggaTATAGGATCTTTAGTGTTGTATAATATCTTAAGTATGTCACTATGCTAACCCTAGTAAGAGTCCCTGTTCTAACATAACTTCAAGCCATGATACTGGCCTTCTCTCACTACGTAGAATCCATACTTTTTCGACGAGTTCGATGCTTTTCTCGTAGGTGTGGATCTTAGTAAAAGAGACTAAGCGTGCGCTGGCTTGCCGGACTACTGCCCTTTGCTTCTCGTACTGTGGCGGTAGCTCGGAACCGGCAATGAGAAGCATTGGGCCTAGAGTGTTGATTAGAGGGTCATTCGCTGGAATGCTCTCTATCAGTTCGATTACTTCCAAGActttgttgaagaagattaTGTCGTTGACcgcatcaagctcatcacagACGCGCTGCGCTTGATAGAGTATTATATCACCAAGATTTCGATAGCATTCAGCCAGTCGTGTGAGATAAATGGAATTGCCGGCGTCTCTTGGACTGCAGTCAAGTAATTCTCGTCTCAGATTATTGGTCGTCTCTTGGGAGAACTCTCTTGACTCAACGACTCGACGGAAGTAGTGGCCGATCTTTGTCAAGACAGGGAAAAGCGAAGAGGCTATTCCAACGACAGGATGGCAAGGAGACTTGGGGGGCCTTTTGGCGATGAATGCGGCCATAGAATCGACACTTTGCTGATGCTGGCTCTGATGTGCCAAAGGAAGTAGgtatgatgagaagaagctgcaGTACAGGTGGAGCCCAGCGATGTAGAATGAGAATTCGTCTTGGGGCTCGCCACGCGAGAAAGCCGGAACAATACTGGAGGCACC
Proteins encoded in this region:
- a CDS encoding Alpha/Beta hydrolase protein, translating into MTSSDVPSTSELTPYDLAARGREVTGISIYKDTNDDINMETVHDLISEMHSDVPQGGTDIVYGKREAQRLRLWKPTSSATKSPVIVYVHGGSWTIGTYLDSTGSKKVSYLNDLGYAFASINFTLIPEITVKEQVQEIADSVAYLIKHAEELNIDPERVVLMGHSSGAHVVTLLGTDPSYAQKAGFSIDVLKGVIALDGSNYNALAEFSDSTGPIITNMIKGLSDDPERLQDMSPTHHAAAPNAGAFLLLHCQRKGGIRQAAELAVALKAAGTDVELRVFEGEGFEGHVAMLLRLGDGTYPATGVMEDWLRKYVPV
- a CDS encoding PUA-like domain-containing protein; the protein is MPPRKRSAPTADASEEAVPKRRSLRQAAKGNPEPEAPPSAKASPPKKAAKVANAKKQEKPKAPAKPSKTEEPDASKVKKADKKKEPAQSSSRGVSEDPDIDSIPTVNPDAPKHDGQWYWLMKAEPETRIENGVDVKFSIDDLKAKTEPEGWDGIRAYAARNNMRNMNAGDLAFFYASNCKEPGIVGIMEIVKEFSEDRSARRPGAPYYDPKSTKEKPIWDLVHVEFRKKFAVPIGLKELRELGKPGGPLELMQLLKQSRLSVSKVSGEEWRFLCELADSKAKDAGLKHDEDEK
- a CDS encoding fungal-specific transcription factor domain-containing protein — its product is MRTRTLKQRTGCEQCKRRKVKCDERKPVCSRCTLRGEPCTGNFSIDIWQIERPWAFSGGIAPGPGPASEDDILRHWYTNACLLMAMLPPPANPLSYPLKRLLQRSRALRHAVQSVSYAHRSGFSADSSGSAIALQERNLAIVSLQWEIKRIQSKTNPGPLMHTLMLTSLILCVSSAWLDSSDTEYGKEFLLGASSIVPAFSRGEPQDEFSFYIAGLHLYCSFFSSYLLPLAHQSQHQQSVDSMAAFIAKRPPKSPCHPVVGIASSLFPVLTKIGHYFRRVVESREFSQETTNNLRRELLDCSPRDAGNSIYLTRLAECYRNLGDIILYQAQRVCDELDAVNDIIFFNKVLEVIELIESIPANDPLINTLGPMLLIAGSELPPQYEKQRAVVRQASARLVSFTKIHTYEKSIELVEKVWILRSERRPVSWLEVMLEQGLLLGSYILSLYLLYIYLSVMAPIKRLNQAQ